The Phycisphaeraceae bacterium genome includes a window with the following:
- the gap gene encoding type I glyceraldehyde-3-phosphate dehydrogenase, translated as MSIKVAINGFGRIGRLVFRAGLEQGNVEFVGINDLFPPASLAYLLKYDSIHGRFPGTVEATDDALIVNGKKIPCCAERNPADLPWGKLGVDYVVESTGFFTAFDGAKQHIDAGAKRVVISAPTSSPDQVPTIVMGVNHESLAKDAKVVSNASCTTNCLAPIAKVLQDNFGIVEGLMTTVHAVTATQPTQDGPSKKDLRGGRAAGFNIIPASTGAAKAVGLAMPELKGKLTGMAFRIPTADVSVVDLTVRTEKETSYKDICAAMKKASESGPLKGILAYTDEPVVSTDFIHDPASSTFDAGAGIELSSKFFKVVSWYDNEWGYSNRVVDLLAHMAKQDGVA; from the coding sequence ATGTCCATCAAGGTCGCGATCAATGGCTTCGGCCGCATCGGCCGCCTGGTGTTCCGGGCTGGCCTGGAACAGGGCAACGTCGAGTTTGTCGGGATCAACGATCTGTTCCCGCCGGCGTCGCTCGCTTACCTGCTCAAGTACGACTCGATTCATGGCCGGTTTCCCGGCACGGTCGAGGCGACGGATGATGCGCTGATCGTCAACGGCAAGAAGATCCCGTGTTGCGCTGAGCGTAATCCCGCTGACCTGCCCTGGGGCAAGCTCGGCGTGGATTATGTCGTCGAGTCAACCGGCTTTTTCACGGCCTTTGACGGTGCCAAGCAGCACATCGACGCAGGCGCAAAGCGTGTGGTGATCTCGGCCCCGACGAGCAGTCCGGACCAGGTCCCGACGATCGTGATGGGCGTGAATCACGAGTCGTTGGCCAAGGATGCCAAAGTCGTCTCGAACGCCTCATGCACGACCAACTGCCTGGCCCCGATCGCCAAGGTCCTTCAGGACAACTTTGGGATTGTCGAAGGTTTGATGACCACGGTGCATGCCGTGACGGCGACTCAGCCCACGCAGGACGGTCCTTCCAAGAAGGATCTGCGTGGCGGGCGTGCTGCCGGCTTTAACATCATCCCGGCCTCGACCGGCGCGGCCAAGGCCGTTGGCCTGGCGATGCCGGAGCTAAAGGGCAAGCTCACGGGCATGGCATTCCGTATCCCGACGGCTGATGTCTCGGTCGTGGACCTGACGGTCCGGACCGAGAAGGAGACGTCGTACAAGGACATCTGCGCCGCGATGAAGAAGGCGTCGGAATCGGGTCCGCTCAAGGGTATCCTGGCGTACACCGATGAGCCGGTGGTCTCGACCGACTTCATTCACGATCCGGCCAGCTCGACGTTCGATGCGGGTGCCGGTATCGAGCTGAGTTCCAAGTTCTTCAAGGTCGTGTCGTGGTACGACAACGAATGGGGCTACTCGAACCGTGTGGTTGATCTGCTGGCACACATGGCCAAGCAGGATGGCGTGGCCTGA
- the xseA gene encoding exodeoxyribonuclease VII large subunit translates to MAADSQSAVDPASRGDHHPSEIHRSRATNPAWRRSLPGTSAKPDAPLTVSQAAGLIQRTIQQAIPGRIRVLGEISSLSARTHWYFTLKDRDASLRCACFASSAQRVPFQPENGMAVVATGRIDFYPPQGSLQMIVDSLEVAGQGDLEAELRRRVAELRELGYFDEARKKPLPLIPTRVAVVTSGAGAALQDVIDTTRRRWPAVQLLLVDVPVQGAAAAPAITKAIEQLSRHARQLNLDAIILTRGGGSMEDLWAFNERSIADAIFRCPIPFVAAIGHEVDTTIAELVADARAATPTQAAMQLIPDRAALDRQVDQQARRLSLLTQREVERQQDRLDAVARSTIFRQPDQWLASQRDHLLRLSDRLRLATRQGATPHRQHLGRLTRDLARTTHQRLKAASLSLASLAPQLHREINRRLDTDSNRFYALTRQLEAVGPKQVLGRGFTYTLGPDGKPLRSAEAAKAVGKLRTVFKDGEVKSTIDDAPPKPKKRRQSSADTTSLFDPPEPA, encoded by the coding sequence TTGGCCGCTGATTCGCAATCAGCGGTTGACCCCGCCTCGCGGGGAGACCACCATCCTAGCGAGATACACAGGTCGCGTGCGACCAACCCAGCATGGAGACGATCTCTGCCCGGCACCTCTGCCAAACCCGACGCCCCGCTCACGGTCAGCCAGGCCGCCGGGCTCATCCAGCGCACCATTCAGCAAGCCATCCCCGGCCGCATCCGGGTGCTTGGGGAAATCTCCAGCCTCTCGGCTCGCACCCACTGGTACTTCACGCTCAAAGACCGCGACGCCTCGCTCCGCTGCGCCTGCTTCGCCAGCAGCGCCCAGCGAGTCCCCTTCCAACCCGAGAACGGCATGGCGGTCGTCGCCACCGGCCGCATCGACTTCTATCCGCCTCAGGGCAGCCTGCAGATGATCGTCGACAGCCTCGAAGTCGCTGGCCAGGGCGACCTCGAAGCCGAACTCCGCCGCAGGGTCGCCGAACTGCGTGAGTTGGGCTATTTCGACGAAGCCCGCAAGAAGCCTCTCCCGCTGATCCCCACCCGAGTCGCTGTCGTCACCTCGGGTGCCGGGGCCGCGCTGCAGGACGTGATCGACACCACACGCCGACGCTGGCCCGCCGTCCAGTTGCTGCTGGTCGATGTCCCGGTCCAGGGAGCCGCCGCCGCCCCGGCCATCACCAAGGCTATTGAGCAACTTTCCCGGCACGCCCGCCAACTCAATCTCGACGCCATCATCCTCACCCGTGGCGGGGGCTCGATGGAAGACCTCTGGGCCTTCAACGAACGCTCCATCGCCGATGCCATCTTCCGCTGCCCCATCCCATTCGTCGCAGCGATTGGTCACGAAGTGGACACCACCATCGCCGAGCTGGTCGCCGACGCCCGCGCCGCCACCCCGACCCAGGCTGCCATGCAGTTGATCCCCGATCGGGCCGCGCTCGACCGACAGGTCGATCAGCAGGCGCGCCGCCTCAGCCTACTCACGCAGCGTGAGGTCGAGCGTCAACAGGATCGTCTCGACGCCGTCGCACGCTCAACCATCTTCAGGCAACCCGACCAGTGGCTGGCCTCGCAGCGTGATCATTTGCTCCGCCTCAGCGATCGCCTCCGGCTCGCCACCCGCCAGGGCGCGACCCCACACCGCCAGCACCTCGGTCGCCTGACCCGAGACCTCGCCCGCACGACCCATCAGCGACTCAAAGCCGCCAGCCTTAGCCTGGCCAGCCTGGCCCCCCAACTCCACCGCGAAATCAACCGTCGACTCGACACCGACAGCAACCGCTTCTACGCCCTGACACGCCAGCTCGAGGCCGTCGGCCCCAAACAGGTCCTCGGCCGCGGCTTCACCTACACCCTCGGCCCCGACGGCAAGCCGCTCCGGTCCGCCGAGGCTGCGAAAGCCGTGGGCAAGCTCCGTACCGTGTTTAAGGACGGGGAAGTGAAGAGCACGATCGACGACGCCCCGCCCAAGCCCAAGAAACGACGCCAGTCATCAGCCGATACCACCAGCCTCTTCGATCCACCCGAACCAGCCTGA
- the xseB gene encoding exodeoxyribonuclease VII small subunit, which produces MAASKPKPPKDLSFEQAIDELETIIEAIEAGEIGLEDVLQRYERGVGLIQRCRDVLTGAETKLKKLNLDQLDDANDLDEES; this is translated from the coding sequence ATGGCCGCATCCAAACCCAAACCTCCCAAAGACCTCTCCTTCGAGCAGGCGATCGACGAGCTCGAGACCATCATCGAGGCCATCGAAGCCGGTGAGATCGGCCTCGAAGACGTGCTCCAGCGGTACGAGCGCGGCGTCGGCCTCATCCAACGCTGCCGAGACGTTCTCACCGGCGCCGAGACGAAGCTCAAGAAACTCAACCTCGATCAGCTCGACGACGCCAACGACCTCGATGAAGAGTCCTGA
- a CDS encoding prepilin peptidase, with amino-acid sequence MAIIVYGFLLALGLCIGSFLNVVILRMPEGLSVVHPPSRCPRCGTGLRAIDNIPVLSWLMLRGQCRGCSQPISIQYPLVELAFGLLTLGLGWWQINTWAPNLPILDALRLLGPLLITQLVLLACLFAATLIDARHYIIPLSLCWVPFFVAITLMPVSVATGWPAIGPTLPIGWTEPVGGLTLGVLISIALLQLGVIPRSYADYEQVMQDLTGQQADSDVAAENALYPHARRETLKELLFLLPPTLGLIAGVILSSPTPTTGWLETLLAALAGAIFGAGLVWGTRILGTLAFGKEAMGLGDVHLMAGVGAVLGWRDVTLAFFIAPFLGLLGTFALTGLASVRSAEARVIPYGPYLAVGSIIALLASDPILEALGFSGIFTP; translated from the coding sequence ATGGCGATCATCGTCTACGGTTTTCTCCTCGCCCTGGGCCTCTGCATCGGCAGTTTCCTCAACGTCGTCATCCTCCGCATGCCCGAGGGCCTCAGCGTCGTTCACCCTCCTTCGCGCTGCCCTCGATGCGGAACCGGCCTCCGCGCGATCGACAACATCCCCGTCCTCTCATGGCTCATGCTCCGCGGTCAGTGTCGCGGATGCTCCCAACCCATCAGCATCCAGTACCCGCTGGTCGAACTCGCCTTCGGGCTGCTCACGCTTGGCCTGGGCTGGTGGCAGATCAACACCTGGGCACCCAACCTCCCGATTCTCGACGCCCTCCGGCTCCTCGGCCCGCTGCTGATCACTCAGCTCGTGCTGCTGGCCTGTCTTTTTGCCGCGACACTCATCGACGCCCGCCACTACATCATCCCGCTGAGCCTCTGCTGGGTCCCGTTCTTCGTCGCTATCACCCTCATGCCCGTGTCGGTCGCCACGGGCTGGCCCGCCATCGGCCCTACGCTCCCCATCGGCTGGACCGAGCCGGTAGGGGGGTTGACGCTCGGCGTGCTGATCTCCATCGCCCTCCTCCAACTCGGCGTGATCCCCCGCAGCTACGCCGACTACGAGCAGGTCATGCAAGACCTCACCGGCCAACAAGCTGACTCCGATGTCGCCGCCGAGAACGCTCTCTACCCCCACGCTCGACGGGAAACCCTCAAGGAACTCCTCTTCCTGCTCCCACCCACCCTCGGCTTGATCGCTGGCGTCATCCTCTCCAGCCCGACGCCCACCACCGGCTGGCTCGAAACGCTCCTCGCCGCGCTCGCCGGAGCGATCTTCGGCGCAGGCCTGGTCTGGGGAACCCGCATCCTCGGCACCCTCGCCTTCGGCAAGGAGGCCATGGGCCTGGGCGATGTCCACCTCATGGCGGGGGTCGGTGCCGTCCTCGGCTGGCGCGATGTAACCCTCGCCTTCTTCATCGCGCCCTTCCTCGGGCTGCTAGGCACCTTCGCCCTCACCGGACTGGCTTCCGTTCGCAGTGCCGAGGCTCGGGTCATCCCCTACGGCCCCTACCTCGCGGTCGGCTCCATCATCGCACTGCTCGCCTCAGACCCCATCCTCGAAGCTCTTGGGTTTTCTGGTATCTTCACACCCTGA
- a CDS encoding OmpA family protein, which translates to MGLTTRMVACCLGLMMLALVGCQPPYRVLEEREALYIQNQELQDQLNQARTAVEVCERDRSNLLGEIERLKRELAMTPTTVVPANAFAGIAGIETEQSDTQIKVRVPGDVLFASGAIDLKNASKSTLNQIASVIQREYPNQTIRVEGHTDTDPIRKSSWKDNLELSLERSAAVHRHLQTQGIDPKRMYAAGFGEWRPQPTKDRSRRVTIVVVLVE; encoded by the coding sequence ATGGGTCTCACGACACGGATGGTCGCTTGCTGCCTTGGCCTCATGATGCTCGCTTTAGTTGGATGCCAGCCTCCCTACCGCGTCCTCGAAGAGCGTGAGGCCCTCTACATCCAGAACCAGGAACTCCAGGACCAGCTCAACCAGGCTCGGACCGCTGTCGAAGTCTGCGAGCGTGATCGCTCCAACCTCCTTGGCGAGATCGAGCGTCTCAAGCGTGAACTGGCTATGACGCCAACTACCGTGGTCCCCGCCAACGCTTTCGCCGGTATCGCTGGCATCGAAACCGAACAGAGCGACACCCAGATCAAGGTCCGCGTCCCCGGCGACGTACTCTTCGCCTCCGGTGCCATCGACCTCAAGAACGCCTCGAAGAGCACGCTGAACCAGATCGCCAGCGTCATCCAGCGTGAATACCCCAACCAGACGATCCGCGTCGAGGGACACACCGATACCGACCCGATCCGCAAGAGCAGTTGGAAGGACAACCTCGAACTCAGCCTCGAGCGGTCCGCCGCCGTCCATCGCCACCTGCAGACCCAGGGCATCGACCCCAAGCGAATGTACGCAGCGGGCTTCGGCGAGTGGCGACCACAACCCACCAAGGACCGCAGCCGCCGCGTGACCATTGTCGTGGTCCTCGTCGAGTAG
- the hisH gene encoding imidazole glycerol phosphate synthase subunit HisH translates to MLGIVNYGMGNLRSVQKAIERVGGSAAIVDSADAISSCDRLILPGVGAFADAMDLLHQRSLLQPVLDYAHSGRPFLGICLGMQLMLDHSEETISPTDTPVAGLGLIPGSVRRFQFSPGPDGRTPKVPHMGWNAINPLREHLLTDGIEHGDHAYFVHGFFCDPTNDADRLASTDYSGDFCSMIARGNLLGCQFHPEKSQAVGLRILANFLSFTPQNPS, encoded by the coding sequence GTGCTCGGGATCGTCAACTATGGCATGGGCAACCTGCGCTCGGTCCAGAAGGCCATTGAACGCGTTGGCGGGAGCGCCGCCATCGTCGATAGCGCCGATGCCATCTCCAGTTGTGATCGTTTGATCCTCCCAGGCGTCGGGGCCTTCGCCGACGCCATGGACCTGCTCCACCAGCGATCGCTGCTCCAGCCGGTTCTCGACTACGCCCACTCAGGCCGCCCCTTCCTCGGCATCTGTCTCGGGATGCAGTTGATGCTCGATCACTCCGAGGAAACCATCTCGCCAACCGACACGCCGGTCGCTGGTCTCGGCCTCATCCCCGGGTCGGTCCGCCGATTCCAGTTCTCTCCAGGACCCGATGGCCGCACGCCCAAAGTCCCCCACATGGGCTGGAATGCCATCAACCCCCTCCGAGAACACCTCTTGACCGATGGAATCGAACACGGCGACCACGCCTACTTCGTCCACGGCTTTTTCTGCGATCCCACAAACGACGCCGACCGCCTCGCCAGCACCGACTACAGCGGGGACTTCTGCAGCATGATCGCTCGCGGCAACCTCCTGGGCTGCCAGTTCCACCCCGAGAAATCCCAAGCCGTTGGCCTGCGCATCCTCGCCAACTTCCTGTCCTTCACCCCCCAGAACCCATCATGA
- a CDS encoding ARMT1-like domain-containing protein: MITTANPCYAPIGQDSADPITHHQAFPLLADASSYNACLWDLRHLENPRAYWLDLFRRHFASLLDHARSERLESGEPPDQVEGRCRQASTHFLAWLDHAEDSPSHFDRLDVLTICWARERALRAACIPDPYRLAKAEQTAAALIHLPGWLTELDAMDRDDKWLSLLRGVFAGNLFDLGATKTLDMYADGSAPDFHTTLNNLKPRPWFIDDGDAFLARWAGRRFREAILFVDNAGPDVTLGMIPLARELARYGRVILSANSAPSLNDITHAELLPLLDQVARLDPTIAEQRASDRLVAIPSGNWAPLMDLTRMAPDLCAAADRGTDLVILEGMGRGIESNHEAQLTCDTLKIAMIKDEGVAEAQGASLFDLVCRFDPAPDK; the protein is encoded by the coding sequence ATGATCACGACCGCCAACCCCTGTTACGCCCCCATTGGCCAAGACTCTGCTGACCCGATCACCCACCATCAGGCCTTCCCACTCCTCGCCGATGCCAGCAGTTACAACGCCTGCCTCTGGGACCTTCGCCACCTCGAAAACCCGCGCGCCTACTGGCTCGACTTGTTTCGCCGCCACTTCGCATCGCTGCTCGATCATGCCCGCAGCGAACGGCTCGAATCCGGTGAGCCACCCGATCAGGTCGAAGGACGTTGCCGACAAGCCAGCACCCACTTCCTCGCCTGGCTCGATCACGCCGAAGACAGCCCGTCACACTTTGATCGCCTCGATGTCCTGACCATCTGCTGGGCCCGCGAGCGAGCGCTCCGCGCCGCCTGCATCCCCGACCCCTACCGACTAGCTAAAGCCGAACAGACCGCCGCCGCTCTGATTCATCTCCCCGGCTGGCTCACCGAACTCGACGCCATGGACCGGGATGACAAATGGCTCAGCCTCCTCCGTGGCGTCTTCGCAGGCAACCTCTTCGACCTCGGCGCGACCAAGACCCTCGATATGTACGCCGATGGCTCGGCCCCAGATTTCCACACGACACTGAACAACCTCAAGCCTCGCCCCTGGTTCATCGATGACGGAGACGCTTTCCTCGCCCGCTGGGCCGGTCGCCGTTTCCGTGAGGCGATCCTCTTTGTCGATAACGCCGGCCCGGATGTCACACTCGGCATGATCCCGCTGGCCCGTGAGCTGGCCCGCTACGGCCGCGTCATCCTCTCGGCCAACTCGGCCCCCTCTCTCAATGACATCACCCACGCGGAGCTTCTGCCTCTACTCGATCAAGTCGCCCGGCTCGACCCAACGATCGCCGAGCAACGCGCCAGCGACCGCCTCGTCGCCATCCCCTCGGGCAACTGGGCCCCGCTGATGGACCTAACCCGCATGGCCCCCGATCTCTGCGCCGCCGCTGACCGGGGCACCGACCTGGTCATCCTCGAGGGCATGGGCCGGGGTATCGAGTCCAACCACGAGGCCCAACTCACCTGCGACACCCTCAAAATCGCCATGATCAAGGACGAAGGCGTCGCCGAAGCCCAGGGGGCCTCCCTCTTCGATCTGGTCTGCCGATTCGACCCTGCTCCAGATAAATAA
- a CDS encoding type II secretion system protein gives MTLRDPRTRAFTLIELLVVISIIAILIGILLPALSGVRQAAIALACKSNLRQIGLVMNMYLDQNAQVFPAARYMPEPFLSGASTPIYDFFQAYLPDEQNNEGGVYWCPADDIVAPLASISYDYNSGLGNRKLEDSWYMRRLRFDPSEVWILKDFDGGSMALSDNTNLEVPFFHRSRNAYWADGHVADLETNYGTVRN, from the coding sequence ATGACTTTGCGCGATCCCCGCACCCGTGCCTTTACCCTCATCGAACTCCTGGTGGTGATCTCTATCATCGCCATCCTCATCGGCATCCTCCTCCCGGCCCTCTCCGGCGTCCGCCAAGCCGCCATCGCCCTGGCCTGCAAATCCAACCTCCGCCAGATCGGGCTGGTCATGAACATGTATCTCGATCAGAACGCCCAGGTCTTCCCCGCAGCCCGGTACATGCCCGAGCCATTCCTGTCCGGAGCATCGACGCCCATCTACGACTTCTTCCAGGCCTATCTCCCCGATGAGCAAAACAACGAAGGCGGGGTCTACTGGTGTCCCGCCGACGACATCGTCGCGCCGCTTGCCAGCATCAGCTACGACTACAACTCCGGCCTCGGCAACCGAAAACTCGAAGATTCCTGGTACATGAGACGCCTCCGGTTCGACCCTAGCGAAGTCTGGATCCTCAAAGATTTCGACGGCGGGAGCATGGCGTTATCGGATAACACCAATCTAGAAGTCCCCTTCTTCCACCGCAGCCGCAACGCCTACTGGGCTGATGGCCACGTCGCCGACCTCGAAACCAACTATGGAACCGTGAGAAACTAA
- a CDS encoding aminotransferase class IV yields the protein MVEPVESGSDGVTWRVFLQGRFVEPEEAVVRLDDAGFQHGIGLFETLAVRHGAAFRAGAHLERLEVSARELGLVDGLDTGSLAEAIDQTIKHNHLREARLRLTLTAGPVSLLPGRGEPVRPMPTLAIQPTPATEYDPRYFEEGVMALISPSHANPLDPTAGHKTLNYWQRLRTLRQAAAAGAGEAIWLSVTNHLASGSISNLFLVKDGVVSTPIARGEEVQGSLGSPVLPGVTRAAVLESAAAEGIEAHKRMLTIDDLLDADEVFLTNSGWQLLPVTKIERQEIGGGRIGPVTAKLRASLLELIEREAGLGS from the coding sequence GTGGTCGAGCCTGTGGAAAGCGGATCGGATGGGGTGACCTGGCGGGTTTTCCTGCAGGGTCGGTTTGTGGAGCCGGAGGAAGCCGTGGTGCGGCTCGATGACGCCGGTTTCCAGCACGGGATCGGCCTTTTTGAGACTTTGGCGGTGCGTCACGGGGCGGCGTTCCGGGCGGGGGCTCATCTGGAACGGCTGGAAGTCTCTGCTCGTGAGTTGGGGCTGGTGGATGGGCTGGACACGGGTTCGCTGGCCGAGGCGATTGATCAGACGATTAAGCACAATCACCTGCGCGAGGCTCGGCTACGACTGACGCTGACGGCGGGGCCTGTGAGTCTGCTGCCGGGTCGTGGCGAGCCGGTTCGGCCGATGCCGACGCTGGCGATTCAGCCGACGCCAGCGACGGAGTACGACCCAAGGTATTTCGAGGAGGGTGTGATGGCGCTGATCTCTCCATCGCACGCCAATCCGCTGGACCCGACAGCGGGGCACAAGACGTTGAACTACTGGCAGAGGCTGCGAACGCTCCGTCAGGCGGCAGCGGCGGGGGCTGGGGAGGCGATCTGGCTGAGTGTCACCAATCACCTGGCATCGGGGTCCATCAGCAACCTGTTTCTAGTGAAGGATGGTGTGGTGTCGACGCCGATCGCTCGGGGCGAGGAGGTGCAGGGATCGCTCGGATCGCCGGTGCTGCCCGGCGTGACGCGGGCGGCGGTGTTGGAGTCTGCCGCGGCTGAGGGGATCGAGGCTCATAAGCGGATGCTGACGATCGACGATCTGCTGGACGCCGACGAGGTGTTCCTGACCAACTCGGGCTGGCAGCTACTGCCTGTCACGAAGATCGAGCGTCAGGAGATCGGGGGCGGGAGGATCGGTCCTGTGACCGCGAAGCTGCGTGCGTCGTTGCTGGAACTGATTGAGCGCGAGGCCGGGTTGGGTTCGTAA
- a CDS encoding type B 50S ribosomal protein L31, with protein MKKDIHPTYRPVVFEDVSAGLRFITRSTIPAKDTTKWEDGKEYPLVKVDISSASHPFFTGKQKFVDTAGRVEKFQRKFAGGYFDKKK; from the coding sequence ATGAAGAAGGACATCCATCCAACCTACCGTCCCGTCGTCTTTGAAGACGTGTCGGCTGGTCTGCGTTTCATCACTCGCTCGACCATCCCCGCCAAAGACACAACCAAGTGGGAGGATGGCAAAGAGTATCCCCTCGTCAAGGTTGATATCTCCAGCGCCTCACACCCCTTCTTCACCGGCAAGCAGAAGTTCGTCGATACCGCAGGCCGCGTTGAAAAGTTCCAGCGCAAGTTCGCTGGCGGCTACTTCGATAAGAAGAAATAA
- the prfA gene encoding peptide chain release factor 1, whose protein sequence is MADLHQRILEKLDALRDEFNQINQQLESPEVITDHEKVRTLSVRRAALTPIAERYNTWLELTNQGDEHQSLIDDNADADLVELAREELPALREQAEALLTEISHELVTADDRSVASVILEIRAGTGGDEAALWAGDLLEMYQSYARNHRWKLEPMSFTPGEQGGIRAAVLSVRGEGVWQGLGYEGGVHCVKRVPATETQGRVHTSTATVAVLPEPEAVEVQINPEDVDVHVTTAQGPGGQNVNKVATAVHIIHKPTGIEVRMQESKSQQQNRDRAWQILRARLFQHAKDQIDAARAESRSAMIGTGARSERIRTYRYKDNIAVDHRLSASFNLQTVLAGGLDDIIEGLIAEDRALRLANL, encoded by the coding sequence ATGGCCGACCTCCATCAGCGGATCCTGGAGAAACTCGACGCCCTGCGCGACGAGTTCAACCAGATCAATCAGCAACTCGAATCCCCCGAGGTCATCACCGACCACGAGAAGGTACGCACGCTCTCCGTGCGCCGTGCCGCGCTCACACCGATCGCCGAGCGCTACAACACCTGGCTCGAACTCACGAACCAAGGTGATGAACACCAAAGCCTGATCGACGACAACGCCGACGCCGACCTCGTCGAACTCGCCCGCGAAGAGCTCCCCGCCCTCCGTGAGCAGGCCGAAGCCCTCCTGACCGAGATCAGCCACGAACTCGTCACGGCAGATGACCGATCCGTCGCCTCGGTCATCCTGGAAATCCGTGCCGGCACGGGCGGCGACGAGGCCGCGCTTTGGGCTGGCGACCTCCTCGAGATGTATCAGAGCTACGCCCGCAATCACCGCTGGAAGCTCGAGCCCATGAGCTTCACGCCCGGCGAGCAAGGCGGGATTCGCGCCGCCGTCCTCTCGGTCCGCGGCGAGGGTGTCTGGCAGGGCCTTGGCTACGAAGGCGGGGTTCACTGCGTCAAACGAGTCCCCGCGACCGAGACTCAGGGCCGCGTTCACACCTCCACGGCCACGGTCGCTGTCCTCCCCGAGCCTGAAGCCGTCGAGGTCCAGATCAACCCCGAGGATGTCGATGTCCACGTCACCACGGCCCAGGGTCCCGGCGGGCAGAACGTCAACAAGGTCGCCACCGCCGTCCACATCATCCACAAGCCCACCGGCATCGAGGTCCGGATGCAGGAATCCAAGAGCCAGCAGCAGAACCGCGACCGAGCCTGGCAGATTCTTCGGGCTCGCCTCTTCCAGCACGCCAAGGATCAGATCGACGCCGCCCGCGCAGAATCCCGATCGGCCATGATCGGTACCGGCGCCCGCTCCGAGCGCATCCGCACCTACCGCTACAAGGACAACATCGCCGTCGATCACCGTCTCAGCGCGTCGTTCAACCTCCAGACCGTCCTCGCTGGCGGACTGGACGACATCATCGAGGGCCTGATCGCCGAAGACCGAGCCCTACGCCTCGCCAACCTCTGA